The following are from one region of the Geoalkalibacter subterraneus genome:
- the resB gene encoding cytochrome c biogenesis protein ResB, producing the protein MNKQKRSFINAIWDFCCSLKLTIVILILLAATSIIGTVIQQNRQPEEYIRIYGEATFRLFEKLQFFDMYHSWWFLTLLALFAINLTACSIKRLPRVFKVVKNPNLTPDESFYRSLSTLEEVVSKEKPENLRDKIAAFLKKEFAEPRITEQDGKIHLYSEKMAWARFGVYITHASILIIFIGAIIGNVFGFKAFVNIVEGTETSRVWKRGGVEPQPIDLGFTVRCEDFSMTYYEGSMRPKEYKSLITIIDNGEKVKVDRPVIVNDPLTYKGIVFYQSSYGPAGNPSFTIEATERASGEKQTYTLEQGKRARLPGGATVRVTNFAENFQNFGPAARIEVTKAGQAPRSFTVLKNFPQFDEQRGGDYIFSLAGLEQRQYTGLQVAKDPGVWVVWIGCTLLVVGSIVAFFLSHRRVWVSIMPLEDGRSGIMMGGNAHRNQAAFEMAFDDLKDNLKKEING; encoded by the coding sequence TTGAACAAACAAAAGCGATCTTTTATCAACGCAATCTGGGATTTCTGCTGCTCTCTGAAACTGACCATCGTCATCCTCATCCTGCTGGCGGCAACGTCCATTATCGGCACCGTCATCCAGCAGAACAGGCAGCCGGAAGAGTATATCCGCATTTACGGCGAAGCCACTTTCCGCCTGTTTGAAAAACTTCAGTTTTTCGATATGTACCATTCCTGGTGGTTTCTGACTCTGTTGGCCCTGTTCGCCATCAACCTCACCGCCTGCTCCATCAAACGACTGCCGCGGGTCTTCAAGGTGGTGAAAAACCCGAACCTGACTCCCGACGAATCCTTCTACCGCTCTCTGTCGACCCTGGAAGAGGTGGTCTCCAAGGAAAAGCCTGAAAACCTGCGGGACAAAATCGCCGCGTTTCTGAAAAAGGAATTCGCCGAGCCGAGAATTACCGAGCAGGACGGCAAAATCCACCTCTACTCTGAAAAGATGGCCTGGGCCCGTTTCGGCGTCTACATTACCCACGCCTCGATTCTGATTATCTTCATCGGCGCCATTATCGGAAACGTCTTTGGGTTCAAGGCCTTTGTCAATATCGTGGAAGGCACCGAAACCAGCCGGGTGTGGAAACGCGGCGGCGTCGAACCTCAGCCGATCGACCTTGGTTTCACCGTTCGCTGCGAGGACTTTTCGATGACCTACTACGAAGGCTCCATGCGCCCCAAGGAATACAAGAGCCTGATCACGATCATTGATAATGGCGAAAAAGTCAAAGTTGACCGCCCGGTCATTGTCAACGATCCGCTCACCTACAAGGGGATTGTCTTCTACCAGTCGAGCTATGGTCCGGCGGGCAACCCGAGCTTCACCATAGAGGCCACCGAGCGGGCCAGCGGCGAGAAACAGACTTACACCCTGGAGCAGGGCAAAAGGGCCCGCCTGCCCGGCGGCGCGACGGTGCGCGTCACCAACTTTGCCGAAAATTTCCAGAATTTCGGACCGGCCGCGCGCATCGAAGTGACGAAAGCCGGACAGGCGCCGCGCTCATTTACGGTCCTGAAGAACTTCCCGCAATTTGACGAGCAGCGCGGCGGAGATTATATTTTCTCACTGGCAGGCCTGGAACAGCGCCAGTACACCGGTCTTCAGGTCGCCAAAGACCCCGGCGTGTGGGTCGTGTGGATCGGCTGCACCCTGCTGGTGGTCGGCTCCATCGTCGCCTTCTTCCTCAGCCATCGGCGTGTCTGGGTCAGCATCATGCCCCTTGAGGACGGACGCTCCGGCATCATGATGGGCGGCAACGCTCACCGGAACCAGGCCGCTTTTGAAATGGCCTTCGACGACCTGAAAGACAACCTTAAAAAAGAGATCAACGGTTAA
- a CDS encoding malonyl-CoA decarboxylase domain-containing protein, whose product METSKTLRDVLQGLGGLWRGISLSRDGERDFEFKPNLPEEQRDRLRQLMRDCLEERGGEISARVRAAQLGRAYISMTAEGRQRFLQLLVHEFPPDAKHLCDLARRMLDAGDPESFLEAKQRLDKAMASPGLRLLSHFNILPAGVKFLIDLRADLLEWAGEDKRLAHLSHELRGLLATWFDLGFLRLQRIAWESSAALLEKLIAYEAVHEIHSWTDLRNRLESDRRCYAFFHPALADEPLIFIEIALVEGLAGSIQDLLDPSAPEVDPQTADTAIFYSISNAQKGLRGISFGNFLIKQVVDDLRRDFPDLKTFATLSPIPGFTRWLQQVWEDEKDDPLVETLRRAVSDAAARLETEATIQAVVSCLGWWEDEQVVEWLQDPLERLCLRYFHQKRGDGFPLDPVQRFHLGNGARIERINWLGDLSPKGMRQSCGLMVNYRYKLEEMEKNHEAYTGEQRIVLSRKLRSRLDAQERDRGALLGLWKGR is encoded by the coding sequence ATGGAAACATCCAAAACGCTGCGTGATGTTTTACAAGGGCTGGGAGGGCTGTGGCGCGGCATCTCCCTGTCGCGTGACGGCGAGCGCGATTTCGAATTCAAACCCAATCTCCCCGAAGAACAACGTGATCGCCTGCGCCAACTGATGCGCGACTGTCTTGAGGAGCGAGGCGGGGAGATCTCGGCGCGGGTGCGCGCGGCCCAACTCGGACGAGCCTATATTTCCATGACTGCCGAAGGGCGCCAGCGCTTTCTGCAGCTGCTGGTGCATGAATTCCCGCCGGATGCCAAGCATCTGTGTGACCTTGCAAGGCGCATGCTTGACGCCGGGGACCCGGAGTCCTTCCTCGAAGCGAAGCAGCGTCTGGATAAGGCCATGGCGTCACCCGGCTTGCGGCTTCTGAGTCATTTCAATATCCTCCCGGCCGGAGTAAAGTTTCTGATCGATCTGCGTGCCGACCTGCTCGAATGGGCCGGCGAGGACAAGCGCCTGGCGCATCTTTCCCATGAGTTGCGCGGCCTGCTCGCCACCTGGTTCGACCTGGGATTTCTTCGGTTGCAGCGCATCGCCTGGGAATCGTCGGCCGCATTGCTGGAAAAGCTCATTGCCTATGAGGCGGTGCACGAGATTCATTCCTGGACTGATCTGCGCAACCGCCTGGAATCCGATCGCCGCTGCTACGCTTTTTTCCACCCCGCCCTGGCGGACGAGCCGCTGATCTTTATCGAGATTGCCCTGGTCGAGGGGCTGGCCGGCAGCATTCAGGATCTGCTTGACCCCTCCGCCCCCGAGGTTGACCCCCAGACGGCCGACACGGCTATTTTCTATTCCATATCCAATGCCCAGAAAGGCCTGCGCGGCATCAGCTTCGGCAATTTTCTGATCAAACAGGTGGTCGATGACCTGCGGCGGGATTTTCCTGACCTCAAGACCTTTGCCACCTTGTCGCCTATCCCCGGTTTTACCCGCTGGCTGCAGCAGGTCTGGGAAGACGAAAAGGACGACCCGCTGGTGGAGACCCTGCGGCGGGCCGTTTCGGACGCCGCCGCCCGACTCGAAACGGAGGCCACCATCCAGGCGGTTGTTTCATGTCTCGGCTGGTGGGAGGATGAACAGGTCGTGGAGTGGCTGCAAGATCCCCTGGAGCGGTTGTGCCTGCGCTATTTTCATCAGAAGCGCGGCGACGGGTTTCCCCTGGATCCGGTGCAGCGTTTTCACCTAGGCAACGGCGCACGCATCGAACGCATCAACTGGCTTGGGGATCTTTCGCCCAAGGGAATGCGCCAGTCCTGCGGTTTGATGGTCAACTACCGCTACAAGCTAGAAGAGATGGAAAAAAACCATGAAGCCTATACCGGAGAGCAACGGATTGTACTCTCCAGGAAGCTGCGCTCGCGCCTGGATGCCCAGGAGCGCGACCGCGGCGCGTTGCTGGGACTGTGGAAAGGCCGTTGA
- the miaA gene encoding tRNA (adenosine(37)-N6)-dimethylallyltransferase MiaA gives MSLKSDINLLVVLGATATGKTRLGVQLAQRVGGEIISADSRQVYRGMDLGTGKDLAEYGDIPYHLIDIADPGEEYHVFAFQRDFFEVFEKIEGRGRMPVMVGGSGLYLDAVLRGYRLIEVPPDPELRAELATRSLQWLRERLLELKPRQHNTTDLTDRDRLVRAIEIAEGERAAAPLPPLPSVTPLVIGIRWPRPELRARITRRLQQRLEEGMVEEVERLHRQGVTWETMEFYGLEYRFIARYLRGELSFGEMQAQLNTAIHKFAKRQETWFRRMERQGIEIHWVDGFNDPFSQALSLLEEA, from the coding sequence ATGTCCTTGAAGTCTGATATCAATCTGCTGGTGGTTCTCGGTGCGACCGCGACGGGAAAAACCCGGCTCGGGGTGCAGCTTGCGCAGCGGGTCGGTGGTGAAATCATTTCCGCTGATTCCCGCCAGGTCTACCGCGGCATGGACCTGGGGACCGGCAAGGATCTGGCCGAATATGGGGATATTCCCTATCATCTCATCGACATCGCCGACCCGGGTGAGGAGTATCATGTTTTCGCCTTCCAGCGCGATTTTTTTGAAGTCTTCGAAAAGATCGAAGGTCGTGGCCGTATGCCGGTCATGGTGGGAGGCAGCGGTCTTTACCTCGATGCCGTACTGCGTGGTTACCGGTTGATCGAGGTCCCTCCCGACCCGGAGTTGCGGGCCGAACTCGCAACCCGCTCCTTACAGTGGCTGCGCGAGCGACTGCTGGAACTCAAACCCCGTCAGCACAACACCACCGACCTGACCGATCGCGACCGGCTGGTGCGCGCCATCGAGATTGCGGAAGGGGAGCGTGCCGCCGCCCCTCTGCCGCCGCTGCCTTCTGTTACTCCGTTGGTGATCGGCATACGCTGGCCGCGTCCCGAGTTGCGGGCGCGCATCACCCGACGCCTGCAGCAGCGCCTGGAGGAAGGGATGGTTGAGGAAGTCGAGCGTCTGCACCGGCAGGGGGTCACTTGGGAGACGATGGAGTTTTACGGTCTTGAATACCGCTTCATCGCACGCTATCTGCGGGGAGAACTGAGTTTTGGCGAAATGCAGGCGCAGCTCAATACCGCCATTCATAAATTCGCCAAGCGGCAGGAGACCTGGTTCCGCCGCATGGAACGGCAGGGGATTGAAATTCACTGGGTCGATGGTTTTAATGATCCTTTCTCCCAGGCTTTGAGCCTGTTGGAGGAGGCGTGA
- the ccsB gene encoding c-type cytochrome biogenesis protein CcsB, producing MSSAQFFDFTTIAYFVAMVLFIAFIATKNKNVGLIATLVAWAGFALNTIAISVRWSESIALGYGHAPLSNLYESIVFFAWSILLVYLLLDLKYKQRSLGAFVMPFAFLGMAWAQLSLNDSIEPLVPALQSNWLTYHVITCFIGYAGFAVACGASIMYLIKVGKEEKSGDGRNPAGGVLSIFPSTRILDDINYKAIMLGFPMLTLGIITGAAWANYAWGTYWSWDPKETWSLIVWFIYAAFLHARFTRGWVGRKAAWLSIFGFAATMFCYLGVNLVLSGLHSYGGS from the coding sequence ATGTCCAGCGCTCAATTTTTCGATTTCACCACCATCGCCTATTTCGTTGCGATGGTTCTGTTTATCGCATTTATCGCCACCAAGAACAAAAATGTCGGCTTAATTGCGACGCTCGTCGCCTGGGCCGGCTTCGCTCTCAACACCATCGCCATTAGTGTGCGCTGGAGCGAGTCGATTGCCCTCGGCTACGGCCATGCACCCCTGTCCAACCTCTACGAGTCGATCGTCTTCTTCGCCTGGTCGATCCTGCTGGTGTACCTGCTGCTCGACCTCAAATACAAGCAGCGCTCGCTGGGAGCCTTCGTTATGCCCTTCGCGTTTCTGGGAATGGCCTGGGCGCAGCTTTCCCTCAACGACAGCATTGAACCGCTGGTGCCCGCGCTGCAGAGCAACTGGCTGACCTACCATGTCATTACCTGCTTTATCGGCTATGCCGGATTCGCCGTGGCCTGCGGTGCCTCGATCATGTATCTGATCAAAGTCGGCAAAGAGGAAAAAAGCGGAGACGGACGCAACCCGGCAGGGGGCGTCCTCTCCATTTTCCCCAGCACCCGCATCCTCGACGACATCAACTACAAGGCGATTATGCTCGGATTCCCGATGCTGACCCTGGGGATCATCACCGGTGCAGCCTGGGCCAATTACGCCTGGGGTACCTATTGGAGCTGGGACCCGAAAGAGACCTGGAGTCTTATCGTCTGGTTTATCTATGCCGCCTTCCTGCATGCCCGTTTCACGCGCGGCTGGGTCGGCCGCAAAGCCGCTTGGCTGTCGATCTTCGGTTTTGCCGCCACCATGTTCTGCTATCTCGGCGTCAACCTGGTTCTGTCCGGTCTGCACTCTTACGGCGGATCCTGA
- the pcnB gene encoding polynucleotide adenylyltransferase PcnB, translating to MSIAENAHNPKQGEARRLPRDRHPISRKLIDPDTLKVLYRLHRHGHKAYLVGGSVRDLLLERRPKDFDVGTDASPNQVKKLFKNCFLVGRRFRLAHIRFAGGKVIEVATFRRKPKEDELPEDPAEHFGFRENVFGTPREDAFRRDFTINGLFYDISDFSVIDHVGGLEDLEARRIRVIGDPTERFTEDPVRMLRALEFCARLDFTLDASVREGIYACAPIIAEAAPARIREELMELFRHGVGGRVLRDASATGLLEPLLAGYRGDERTFALLEILDRHHRQGRPVEEPYVLAALYLERFLRTCPPDEPMPVTEVVRRAGLILSPHCRYFSIARGISHQARELLVGIFRLARGRRQRGEQRLLTHPMIPHALKLLADWSEVCGDYRSQVAAWRELIDAAEKKPMPTDDKKPQRPRSRRRRKPRRTPPPKK from the coding sequence ATGAGCATTGCCGAAAACGCCCACAACCCAAAGCAGGGCGAAGCGCGCCGCCTGCCGCGCGACCGCCACCCCATCTCCCGCAAACTGATCGATCCCGACACGCTCAAAGTACTCTACCGCCTGCACCGCCACGGCCACAAGGCCTATCTGGTGGGAGGCAGCGTACGGGACCTGCTGCTCGAGCGTCGCCCCAAGGATTTCGATGTCGGCACCGATGCCTCTCCCAACCAGGTCAAAAAGCTCTTTAAAAACTGCTTTCTGGTAGGGCGCCGCTTCCGCCTGGCACACATTCGCTTTGCCGGCGGCAAAGTGATCGAGGTCGCCACTTTCCGTCGCAAACCTAAAGAGGATGAGTTGCCGGAGGATCCGGCGGAACATTTTGGTTTTCGGGAGAATGTCTTCGGCACGCCGCGGGAGGATGCCTTCCGGCGCGATTTTACCATCAACGGGCTGTTCTACGATATCTCTGATTTTTCCGTGATCGATCATGTCGGCGGGCTTGAGGACTTGGAGGCACGGAGGATAAGAGTGATCGGCGACCCGACCGAGCGCTTTACCGAAGATCCGGTGCGCATGCTGCGAGCGTTGGAGTTCTGTGCCCGCCTCGACTTCACCCTTGATGCGTCGGTGCGCGAAGGGATTTATGCCTGCGCACCCATCATCGCGGAAGCCGCGCCGGCCCGCATACGCGAAGAACTCATGGAACTCTTCCGCCATGGCGTGGGGGGACGGGTCCTGCGGGACGCCTCGGCGACAGGTCTACTGGAGCCGCTGCTGGCCGGGTATCGGGGGGACGAACGAACCTTCGCTCTGCTGGAGATCCTCGACCGCCATCACCGGCAGGGGCGACCGGTTGAGGAACCCTATGTACTTGCCGCTCTCTATCTGGAACGATTTCTGCGCACCTGCCCCCCGGACGAACCGATGCCCGTCACGGAAGTCGTGCGGCGCGCGGGACTGATCCTGTCACCCCACTGCCGCTACTTCAGCATCGCGCGCGGAATCTCACACCAGGCCAGGGAGCTGCTGGTCGGGATATTCCGTCTGGCGCGCGGGCGCCGACAGCGGGGCGAGCAGCGCCTGCTGACCCACCCCATGATCCCTCACGCACTGAAATTGCTTGCCGATTGGAGCGAAGTCTGCGGTGACTACCGCAGCCAGGTTGCCGCCTGGCGGGAATTGATCGATGCGGCAGAGAAAAAACCGATGCCGACCGACGACAAAAAACCGCAGCGGCCGCGCAGTCGGCGCCGCCGCAAACCGCGCCGCACGCCGCCACCTAAAAAGTAG
- a CDS encoding cache domain-containing protein: MAITLLRFINDLKLRWKLLVVVLPLVILPLFVVGGVVGYISYEQAYRGVTQASKDDLDHMAHFTIDLLDSHYQQFQVYKEDKKKVIREELETLTNLAYNLVESQHNQYRSGQISLEQAQHEARHGLKRVNVGETGYIFAMNTEGLLKAHIAREGENIYDEQDESGRHFIRAMIQTALRSEPGEVLFMVYPWRNEVLGDRYPRQKIAAYRYFPQWDWIIATTGYLEETYEDLDFERRSMEDLKQKLKSKKVGRTGYIYCMDLEGTLTIHPDAEGTNIADSVDFTGRPFVREMIENRNGWIRYPWRNIGDDLPRMKIVRYRYFKPWDWIVAVGSYEDEFFHEARQIKTSILSSLIVITFFVGLTAVFLVFLAAQVLTTPITRMMDAIRQVRKGRLDVRMKVDSRDELGELAEAFNRMAERLKSNQEMEASLAQQGKMASLGVLSSGVAHEINNPLGVILGYAAYLEGKLDQDDPKFKYVHEIKRESKRCKKIVQDLLNYARTPRPDLRETDLNDLLGQIVDFAANHTDMHNVKVRKDFAGHLKPVRIDGDQIRQVAINLILNAGAAMPDGGQLTVSTRRAGDEWVELVFADTGSGIPAEYLEKIFEPFFTTRPKGTGLGLAITRQIIELHHGEIRIDSTPGQGTTVVIRLPAVTGVEQEE; this comes from the coding sequence ATGGCCATCACTCTTTTGCGTTTCATCAACGATTTGAAACTTCGCTGGAAGCTGCTGGTTGTGGTTCTGCCTCTGGTGATTCTGCCGCTGTTCGTGGTGGGGGGCGTGGTGGGCTACATCAGCTACGAACAGGCTTATCGCGGCGTCACCCAGGCCAGCAAGGACGACCTCGACCACATGGCGCATTTCACCATCGACCTGCTCGACAGCCATTATCAGCAGTTCCAGGTGTACAAGGAAGATAAGAAGAAGGTCATTCGCGAGGAGTTGGAGACCCTTACCAATCTGGCTTACAACCTGGTTGAATCCCAGCACAATCAGTACCGCAGCGGACAGATTTCGCTCGAGCAGGCCCAGCACGAAGCGAGACACGGCCTTAAGCGCGTCAACGTGGGTGAAACCGGTTACATCTTCGCCATGAACACGGAAGGTCTGCTCAAAGCTCATATCGCCCGCGAAGGGGAGAACATCTACGACGAGCAGGATGAAAGCGGCCGCCATTTCATCCGCGCCATGATCCAGACCGCTCTCAGGTCCGAGCCCGGGGAAGTGCTGTTCATGGTCTACCCCTGGCGCAACGAAGTGCTGGGCGACCGGTATCCGCGGCAGAAGATTGCCGCCTATCGCTATTTCCCCCAATGGGACTGGATCATCGCCACCACCGGCTATCTCGAGGAGACCTATGAGGATCTCGATTTCGAGCGCCGCTCCATGGAAGATCTCAAGCAGAAACTCAAGAGCAAAAAGGTCGGACGTACCGGCTATATCTACTGCATGGATCTTGAAGGGACCCTGACCATTCATCCCGATGCGGAAGGGACCAATATTGCTGATTCCGTTGACTTTACCGGTAGACCTTTCGTGCGGGAGATGATTGAAAATCGCAATGGCTGGATCCGCTACCCCTGGCGCAATATCGGCGACGATCTGCCGCGGATGAAGATCGTGCGCTATCGCTATTTCAAGCCCTGGGACTGGATCGTCGCGGTGGGTTCCTATGAGGATGAGTTTTTCCATGAGGCACGCCAGATCAAAACCAGTATCCTGTCAAGCCTGATTGTGATCACCTTTTTTGTCGGCTTGACGGCTGTTTTCCTCGTGTTTCTCGCCGCTCAGGTGCTCACGACCCCCATCACACGGATGATGGATGCCATTCGCCAGGTTCGCAAAGGCCGACTTGATGTACGCATGAAAGTAGACAGCCGCGATGAACTAGGCGAGCTGGCGGAGGCCTTCAACCGGATGGCAGAAAGGCTCAAGAGCAATCAGGAGATGGAGGCAAGCCTGGCTCAGCAGGGCAAGATGGCCTCCCTCGGGGTGCTGTCTTCAGGTGTCGCTCATGAAATCAACAATCCTCTCGGCGTGATTCTCGGATACGCGGCTTACCTGGAAGGCAAACTCGACCAGGATGATCCTAAATTCAAGTACGTGCATGAGATCAAGCGCGAGAGTAAACGCTGCAAGAAGATCGTTCAGGATCTGCTCAACTATGCCCGTACGCCGCGTCCCGACCTGCGCGAAACCGATCTCAACGATCTGCTGGGACAGATCGTCGATTTCGCTGCCAACCACACCGACATGCACAATGTGAAGGTGCGCAAGGATTTCGCCGGTCACCTCAAACCGGTCCGGATCGACGGCGACCAGATCCGCCAGGTGGCCATCAACCTGATTCTCAATGCCGGCGCAGCCATGCCGGACGGCGGCCAGTTGACCGTTTCCACGCGCCGCGCAGGCGATGAATGGGTCGAGCTGGTGTTTGCCGATACCGGGTCGGGTATTCCGGCGGAGTATCTGGAAAAAATCTTTGAACCCTTTTTTACGACGCGCCCTAAAGGGACCGGTCTCGGTCTGGCGATCACCCGTCAGATCATCGAACTGCATCATGGCGAAATTCGTATCGACAGTACGCCGGGGCAGGGGACCACCGTGGTGATTCGGCTTCCCGCCGTGACCGGTGTGGAGCAGGAGGAATAA
- a CDS encoding sigma-54-dependent transcriptional regulator, producing MAKKPRILLIDDEEGLCRMLEAVLGDEGYEVRAYNRPVPAVKDFVAGRYDLVITDIKMPEMSGIEVLQKIKEKDPAIPVIVITAHATVDMSISAMRKGAYDMVTKPFEPDELLFRVKNALRLNLLASENQSLREELEGRFRFERIIGTSEKLRAVLDKVEKLAVRDTSILITGESGTGKELIAQAVHYNSPRKEGRFVAINCGALPESVLESELFGYKKGAFTGATEDKEGLLKAADGGTLFLDEVGNLPMNVQKTLLRFLQEQEFRRIGDTHTTKVDVRILSATNADLREAVKAGTFREDLYYRLNVVNIHLPPLRERKPDIALLADHFIREQNERFGTRVKGLSPEAMEVASDFSWPGNIRQLRNAIEGALAMESGDYITLPTLAQFIEIDETQPRERGSDEDYSSALSQFETSYLKELLRKAQGNVEEAARLAGMNMATIYRKLKKYNIRKEDYL from the coding sequence ATGGCGAAAAAACCGCGTATTCTGCTGATTGACGATGAAGAGGGGCTCTGCCGCATGCTCGAAGCGGTACTCGGTGACGAGGGCTACGAGGTGCGGGCCTATAATCGTCCGGTACCCGCCGTGAAGGATTTCGTCGCCGGCCGCTATGATCTGGTGATCACCGACATCAAGATGCCGGAGATGAGCGGTATCGAAGTGCTGCAGAAAATCAAGGAGAAAGATCCGGCCATCCCGGTGATCGTGATTACCGCCCATGCGACGGTGGATATGTCCATCAGCGCCATGCGCAAGGGCGCTTACGACATGGTGACCAAGCCCTTCGAGCCCGACGAGCTGCTTTTCCGGGTGAAAAATGCCCTGCGGCTCAACCTGCTGGCTTCAGAGAATCAGAGCCTGCGCGAGGAACTTGAAGGGCGCTTTCGTTTTGAGCGCATCATCGGAACCTCTGAAAAACTGCGAGCCGTGCTGGATAAGGTGGAAAAACTGGCGGTGCGCGACACTTCGATCCTGATCACCGGCGAGAGCGGCACCGGCAAAGAACTCATCGCCCAGGCGGTGCATTACAACTCACCACGCAAAGAGGGACGTTTTGTCGCCATCAACTGCGGTGCCCTGCCCGAATCAGTGCTGGAGAGCGAGCTGTTCGGTTACAAAAAAGGGGCATTCACTGGTGCGACCGAAGACAAGGAGGGGCTGCTGAAGGCCGCCGACGGCGGCACTCTTTTCCTCGATGAAGTCGGCAACCTGCCGATGAATGTGCAGAAGACCCTGCTGCGTTTTCTTCAGGAGCAGGAATTTCGGCGCATCGGCGACACCCATACCACCAAAGTCGATGTGCGGATTCTCTCCGCCACCAACGCCGATCTCAGGGAGGCGGTGAAAGCGGGGACCTTCCGTGAAGACCTCTACTACCGCCTCAACGTGGTCAATATTCACCTGCCGCCTCTGCGCGAACGCAAACCGGATATTGCCCTGCTGGCCGATCATTTCATCCGTGAGCAGAACGAACGATTCGGCACCCGGGTCAAAGGACTTTCCCCCGAAGCGATGGAGGTGGCCAGTGATTTTTCCTGGCCGGGAAACATCCGGCAGCTGCGCAACGCCATTGAGGGGGCTCTAGCCATGGAGAGCGGCGATTACATCACGCTTCCGACCCTGGCGCAGTTTATCGAGATCGACGAAACACAGCCGCGCGAGCGCGGGTCGGACGAAGACTATTCAAGTGCGCTTTCGCAGTTTGAGACCAGTTATCTGAAAGAACTGCTGCGCAAGGCCCAGGGCAATGTGGAAGAAGCCGCCCGCCTGGCAGGCATGAATATGGCCACCATCTACCGCAAGCTGAAAAAGTACAATATCCGCAAGGAAGACTATCTTTGA
- a CDS encoding dihydrofolate reductase, which yields MEKIIIAAIADNGVIGRDNDLPWDLPEDRRLFRDLTLGQAVIMGRRTFESLNGKPLPQRHNIVVSRTLAPQADIHICPDFDSALTIAQTLAEKVFFIGGEQIYRRALAVADLMILSHVHGSFTGDTFFPEFDANQWRLVSEKDYPGFQQQVLRRQFRQ from the coding sequence ATGGAAAAAATCATTATTGCCGCAATCGCCGACAATGGCGTGATCGGCCGCGACAACGACCTGCCCTGGGATCTTCCCGAAGATCGCCGACTGTTTCGCGACCTGACCCTCGGTCAAGCCGTCATCATGGGACGGCGCACCTTTGAGAGCCTTAACGGCAAGCCCCTGCCGCAGCGTCACAATATTGTCGTCAGCCGCACATTGGCCCCCCAGGCCGACATCCACATCTGCCCTGATTTCGATTCAGCCCTGACCATAGCGCAAACCCTGGCGGAAAAAGTCTTTTTCATCGGTGGCGAGCAGATCTACCGACGCGCCCTTGCGGTGGCCGACCTCATGATCCTCTCCCATGTTCATGGCAGCTTTACCGGCGACACTTTCTTTCCCGAATTCGACGCCAACCAGTGGCGCCTGGTCTCAGAAAAAGACTATCCGGGCTTTCAGCAACAGGTCCTGCGTCGCCAGTTTCGTCAATGA
- a CDS encoding acetate uptake transporter, with product MTDDIICPFYGQDEDLCDVGCGYISPSDVRQIIRYCRAQHQECSKFQELAQRFPELVADSPPRSPARPLSLETAVMKDGESYPPIAARQINHVEQDDEQSITCDSGGAGIMSLAAATANPVPLGLFGFGMTTVLFSLRQAALIPFDPLILAVGLFYGGLAQIIAGLLAWRKNSTFDATSFISYGLFWLTLVGLMVLPRAGIGEAPSSLAMVSYLTLWGMFTTVMVCAALPLGRLMAAVYALLGVFFFGLALGEAAELPWLIRLVGWEGVACGLLATYIGFAHVINDVYGRRILPR from the coding sequence ATGACAGACGACATTATCTGTCCCTTCTACGGTCAGGACGAAGATCTCTGCGACGTCGGTTGCGGCTATATCAGCCCCTCCGATGTACGCCAGATCATTCGCTACTGCCGCGCCCAGCATCAGGAGTGCAGCAAGTTCCAGGAGCTTGCCCAGCGGTTTCCCGAGCTTGTTGCTGATTCTCCGCCCCGATCTCCCGCACGTCCCCTGTCCCTTGAGACGGCGGTGATGAAAGACGGTGAGAGTTATCCTCCGATCGCCGCCCGCCAGATCAACCATGTGGAACAGGATGACGAACAGTCCATAACGTGTGATTCCGGCGGCGCCGGGATTATGAGTCTTGCTGCAGCCACGGCCAACCCCGTCCCCCTGGGGCTGTTCGGCTTCGGCATGACCACTGTGTTGTTCAGCCTGCGTCAGGCGGCGCTTATCCCTTTCGACCCCCTGATTCTTGCCGTCGGTCTTTTTTATGGCGGTTTGGCTCAGATCATTGCCGGCCTTCTGGCGTGGAGAAAAAATTCCACTTTCGATGCCACCTCCTTTATCAGCTACGGCCTGTTCTGGCTGACCCTGGTGGGGCTGATGGTCCTTCCACGGGCCGGCATCGGTGAGGCGCCATCAAGCCTGGCCATGGTCTCCTATCTCACCCTGTGGGGGATGTTTACCACCGTTATGGTGTGCGCGGCGCTGCCCCTGGGGCGCCTTATGGCTGCGGTTTATGCGCTGCTGGGGGTGTTTTTCTTCGGGCTGGCCCTGGGGGAAGCGGCTGAACTTCCCTGGCTGATCCGTCTGGTCGGCTGGGAGGGCGTGGCCTGCGGTCTGCTCGCCACCTATATCGGGTTCGCGCATGTAATCAACGACGTGTACGGGCGCCGCATCCTGCCGCGTTGA